The genomic region CGCACTCCATGACCATCATCATGATGTTAGTGAGCAAGCAGAGATGAAAAATGATGGATCACAgaatgtgatccgaaacattgatgaaaaaataaaaaatcacacaatctaatccagaaacagCTGATTCCAAGATTGCATTCCCAACCCAAAGAGTATCCAAAACCTTGGGTCTCACATGGAAGCCCTCATTTTTTCGGTCTATAAGTTAGCCCACTGTTATGCTTTTTGTCCTTCACCTTTCCCAGAAAAAAACTATACCCGCTTATGAAGATTCAAATACAGCTAGCAAATTCAATAAATAAAAGGGTTATGCACCTCAACAACACATTTTGAAAAGCAGAAGATTAAAATGCTGTACATTGTTATGATAGATTCAAACCTTATTCTTGGAGGGTGCTTTCAATTGCTTTGAACTAATTATGTATGTCGCAGAAGTTTTATAAccatgttgatggtgtttttaattaaataacctacttttaatgacaaaaaaatattaattaggtaacataaaaatttaaaatctaactgTAAAATATATAAATAACATAGAAGCTTGAAAACACTTGttacaagaatcaaatcccaacccTATACGGTTTTATAGTTTGAAGTAAAGAGTGATAACCATGGATAAACACGTAATCTTTGGTAAGACTATCTATCATCTTCATCGCTAAACATGAATTGCACAATGGATTCCACAAGTTAAACCTACCAAACCTTATCTCTGTTAATTTAAATTAGCTAGTGATTTAATCAGGGATGGTCAGATAAAGGACCATTTATGCCAATAGTCCTGAGTAATTATATGGAGATTTTAATCAGGACGGCTCAAATAAAGCATGGATTATGCCAAATGTCTTTAATCTCCTGTAGCACATACATCTCAATGGTATTGTTTTCAAGAATTACGAAGACTTGGTTATGTTTTATATAACATCTAAGCACTAGATGCAGAACTTAAAACTAATAGTTTTTTTAAAACCATGTTCTTCATCTACACCATAACTGCATCCTATATACAATAATCGACAGTGTAAAGTTAAAATAATCTCAACTACTTGGAAGTGATAATACAAATTCCAGTGCTAAGGCAGAGAAAGGAGCATTCCAATCTAGGTAATTTATCTTTAAATGTGTCAGTCAGCCCATTCCCgcaagctttgttttcaacttttaGATTATGCTAAAGTCTTTCGCTTGTCATTTACATGCTAACAAGCAAGTGATAAAATAACGTCTAACAAATGTTcaaaaatgattaaaattatttaaattcctGAAAGTTTTCAACGTATTTCAATCTTTTACAAATTGACCTAAAAGAGAATATATCTCTCCACAGAGAAATAAAACCCAATCACCCTGAAAACTATAACTGATAGCATTTCATTAAGTTTTTTAAAGTAGCATCTTACAAAAAAGATGTAAAACTAATGTTTGTTGGCACACATTATTTAGAATTATCTTACATCAATCTATGTAGCTCGTTTGACAGAGTGAAGGACACAAGTAATTATTTAGAATTCTTTCATGTTGATCTACTTAGCTCATTTGACAACGGCTATTCAGTTAATGGAAGACATACTTGCTTTTGATGCATGACTACTATGAGAGAGTCTTTTTGCTGATAAGTTCAAACAATATGCCCCTTTTTTCTAGGCGCTCTTGCAAATCTGTAGGACCAAACACAATCCCTGGAGGGAAAACACCTCCCTTTGGTAAACTTTGGCGTTGATCAATCACAAGGAGAGCACACTGAACAAGAGTGATAGGAGTTGTTGCATAACCAATCTCAGGCCCTGAAATTCTAGTCACCACTTCCATATTTGGCTTTGATCCTTGTTGCAGAAGACGACTCCCATCACTATAGCCGTGACCCAGAAACCACATCTTGAACGACGCATTTCTAACCTCTTCTTCTGTGGGACCCATCTTATTGAACTGTCCAAGAGTGAAAATCTCTGGGTATTTGAGAAGAAGTGAGCGGCCCCAGCTAAATCTGCCTAATAGGACCACCATCAAGCCTATACAAATTGTCCGAGGTATACTCCAGAGACTTTTAGAACCTAAGTAAACACCAAAATAAAGAGGCTTCACTTCGGACCAGAATTTCCTCCTCTTTTCCACCAAGTCAGAGTTCTCATTGACAGCAGGCAAACCATGTGGATTCTCCGACAACAAGACTTGTGTTCTTCGAACAACAGCTGCATCTGATGAGGGTAACTTCAGTGCCCATAATCCAATCGATTTTTGGTGTTCTATTGACTTAGCTTTCGAGGCAGGAGGGCCAGGTACCTGCATGCAAAAAGCAACTCCCAGGCAGACATTAGATTATCACAGAAAGTGAATTCTATGCAATGAAATAATAGTTAATACACGTGTATTTCTAAGACTTTCTTACGTGAAATGGTTACAGTAGATTTTATAATAAATATAGAACACATAGTATGAATTAGAATACTTTTACATCCATGGTATAATGAGACAAAGAATGTATCTTACAACAAACAAACAAAGGTGTCTTTTTAAAAGTTCGTCCGTACTTCAGGTACATCAAATTAAAATGTGAGTAATTAATGAAATCATTTTTTTGTCATGTTATCAAATAAAAAGGAGAAAAAAAACAATTCATATACTAGGTATAAAAGTATTGTCATGTGAAAAAATTGTGATGGAAACACAAACAACTCACAGCTAATTTATCTTCATGTTTGAAGGTAAATACTAAATACTTTTAACTTTCTCCCTACACGCTAATCTCATTTACATTCAAGATTGCCTGCAAACAACGTGTAATGGAAGATAAAGCAGATGAAATACGCCTGCTAATAGGAGATACAACTAATGTCACAGCCTAGCAAATATATCTTGTCCACTTCCTCATAGTCATAACGCTCTAACACATCTATGATCTACCACATTAGGGCGACAAATTTTTAATATGGTTTTCAATTAAATTTAGAAGAGTTCACATCATACAAATTTTATAGTTGATTTTAACAAATGCTTTGTTCTGTAGTTCAATTCAGCAAAAACCATAGCCTGTATTCAATAAGAATTTCTGCATCAAAATCTGTGTTGATGAATAGCTTATTGGAGCATCTAACACAGTTGCAGATCCTAATCATGTCCACTTTATAGATAGAAAACATATAGAAATTTAAACAGATAAATATTACTTATATGATTAATCACAGATTAACGTGATACGTCAAAACTCACTAATTCAAAGTAGGTCATTCATAACATTTCTCTTTATTAAACAAAAAATTGAGATACTATAATAGAACAGAATTGATCATTCAGATTCGGTACAAGAAACATACTTGATACATTCGGATACAGTAAGATAATGCTTTTCCCAAGCTGCTCCAAAGTGAATAGTTCTACATTTTAAGGTGACGGCTTTCTTTAAAATGTGGAATACATCAGAGGGACCACTAGAAGtcttaagaaattaaaaaatagatGCTTTTTGAAACCTAAAGAGGAGAGTGGGGTTACATATCGTCGAGATATTTCTGGGCATTCATGAGCTGTCATGTGTGCCCCAAGGAGGTAGGAGACATGTCAATCAGTAATATTAAAGCATATTTATGCTGAATTGTTGCCACAAAGTAAGATGGGTTTGCCACAGATGCGATATACACCAACCTATATACCCCAGGGACGTCCCCTGCATTTTCAGACCCCAACCTGCACCAGAAACGTTTCAAGGAAGTGGGGATAGGTGGGAAACATCCCCCAACTGTCTCTGATCTGCAGCCAAAAAGGTGAACGTCCCCAAGACTTCAATTTGTTTCCTAAAATGGCAAGGAATGGCTAACTGTCTAGGATGATGCAAGCAAAAAAGAGGGAGGGTGGGCTGGCCCACAAAGAACTTCACACCCTTTACAACTAAAGACAATAAAGCAAACTCATTTTGCCATTTTACGTTTTATGAATATGAACACAAACAAAGAGAACAGCAGCGAGAGGAACACAAGAGAACATCAAAACCACATCATTTCAGATAAGTTTACTGTTCATTGTTCATTTGCACAAATTCTTTTgctttttttcctaaaatttttgaaCATTAAGGGAGGATTTTTGTTAGTTTTTTGTTTAAGTTTGCACTTGCAACTGTGCTTGAATTTTCAACAATGAAAACAATAAGCAGCAATGAAGAGaggttcaaattcaaatttgagatTGTAAAAGTACAATTGGGTTCTTATCAAAGTGGGAGTGTTGCAAACACTGTGAATTCAAATTAACCATTTGAATGCCTTTATGAACTCAAAACTTATGAAAAGGCCCATTTAATCCTTAAATACCCTTTTTACAATTTGCAACAGCCGTAGACAAAGAAAAAAAATGGGTGGAAGTAGAGTATAACTATGTCATTTGTGCAAGAAGGATCATTTGTGTGAGAAGGTCCGGGCCTCAAATGTTGCATAAATGGTGACCAATTAAGCCCATGCATTTAAGTTAGTTGGCTTGATGGTGCAAaggtacttacaaacatattttatgAACCCTTAGTGTTCATGCAATGAACAACATATTGAAAAACATAGCAAATATAAGTTGGTTGAAGGCACTGGTGGCAGAAGTTAGAGACATacaaatgttcatttgcaaccatCACACCTCACTCACTCAGTTCATTCAAGGAAAGAATTCCTTAAACCCATGGAAACTGGACATTCCAACTATTTTATTTTGTTAGAGAGGGTGCTTAAGGTGCAAGAGACTATAGAGCTAGAGGTGGGGGTATATGGCCAAAGGAAAACACAACTAAAGGAAGAAGTGTGAAACAAAAGATATTAATAATTTGTGGCACATGATCAGGTAAGAAATTGCTGATTTACTATTCAATTACTAATTTATTGATGTTTCTAACTTGTGAATTATTTTAATTGTTTGTAACAGCATTCAATCTTTGTCATTTGAATCTTaatttggatttttttgttttgttttattttttgtaatTCCGTTAATAGATGAGTTTGCTCCATTTCAAGCTGCGTAGGTCATAAGGTATGCTAATACAAACTTTCCTAGTCTTGGAATTAATTACATGACATTGTGATTGGATGCCATGCTCAGGCAAATAAAGCAAGCCATTCATGGCAAAGATCCCAATTTGAAATTTTATGAAGGGCATATGAAGCCCATTGTGATGAAATAGTACAACTCAATAACACTCTGCTTCATATGGCAACTGATGTTCTAAATCCCAAATGGTATGCTACAAGACCTATGAGAGTGCCtttgtctaatgatgaagaggtgaCAGAAAGACAATTTGATATCCCTTTCAAATGAAGCAAGCCATTCATAGCAAAGATCCTAATTTGAGATTTTATGAAAAGCATTTGAAGCCCATTGTGATGCAATAGTACAACTCAATAACACTCTGCTTCATATGGCAATTTATGTTCTAAATCCCAAATGGTATGCTACAAGACCTATGAGAGTGCCTTTGTCTAATGGTAAAGAGGTGACAGAAAGACAATATGATATCCCTTTAAAAGATGTACACTAATGATTTGAATGTAAAGGATGGCCTTTGTAAATCTCCGCAGTATAAAGGGAGATCAATTCTCCTCTCATGAACATCGAATAATATCTACAGAAGATCGTATAACACCTTCAGCAGACCGCATAACATCTACAGAAGATCGTATAACACACAGCAGTTCATATATTGTCAAGGGAAGATCGTGGATCCTCAAGTGCAGATCAATTCACTTAtctagcttcaaggagtgaagcgatTCATATTGATTGTTGTAAAGGCATCTCGCCATTTCTATTTGATAAATAATAAGAGAtacttgttgctgggtttttctccctcaagtTGGAGGGTTTTGCCAGTGTATATGCTGTGCAAATTTGATAGAATTGTCTTATATCTGCTTCCCTAAAATCTgatcattaaattaacattttaaggTTCTAAAATTTATATGATGAATGCCTTATCAATGTTATTATATGGATTATTTAGAATTTTGGAGGGTTTTCCCAGTGTATATGCTGTGAAAATTTGATAGAATTGACTTATATCTGCTTCCCCTAAAATTTgatcattaaattaacattttaaggTTCTAAAATTTATATGATGAATGCCTTATCAATGTTATTATATGGATTATTTAGAATTTTCTACGtttttaaattttccattttttttaatagTCATCCCTCATCATCCCCTAAAAAATGGCCTCCCAAAAAACCCATCACAAAAACACTTCCCCATTCATCCCCATCCCAGAATCTTGGAGTAACACAAAGACCAACTAAAGGATATAGTGAACTTGTGTTTAATTCAAATAGTGGATATTAGTGTTTGCTTGGAATATATGTTACATGTCAAGGGAATAAAAGTGGCAAACCTAATCTCTGAGGTTGAGTTTAATTATTAATATAGCTTGTGCATTTGACATAAAAGCACCAATCAGAGAAATTGTCTACTCTTCATCCAAACTCTTTTCTTTCATACATTAGAGTTGTCTTATATATCATGGTATTCATTGCCTTATGAAAAATATGTTTATCAAATAAAAGAGAAAGTGAATACTTGGTTTTCTTTTTTAATGCTTGTGAATTTGGAAAGTAGATAGGTGAAGCtcacttaatattttatttttattttcctgcCCTGTGAGTACAATTTTTGTTGAACGTGTGAAATTTGACATGTAAAACTTATGGGACAAAAGAGAAGGTTCTACCCAATTACCCAAGAAATAAGTTAGGTGAACACTATGGACACCCCTCTTCTTATGGTTTCTTATGCTCATAATCCCGAGTGTAACACACCTAAACTTGGATGAATTCTTCCTTCTAAAGATGATGGGGTAATGAAGGGATTTATAAAGGCCCTTCATATAATGTATAGCAATGAGGACATAACCATAAGGCCCTTCATACGATGTATAGTAATGAGGCAACAATGGCTTTAGTTTTCTAATCTTCAAAGCCCTACATTCAGCAAACCAAAGGCTGGCATGGATAGCACCACCATTGCATTTAAAAAAACCATTGAATGATGAAAATTTCATAAGTTTGAAACAACTTGCAATTTGTCTACTCTTGCAAAAACAATTGCTATTTCCTCTACTACAAAGAGGAATTGGCCCGCTATGGCTTCATCCACCCAATCAAAAGGAACATGCTTACCTCTCAACAAGCAAGAAAGCTAGCGGCAGTTCATAGTGCCTTGAGACTTCACGATGAGCAAACCATTGAGTATTGACAAACTCTAGCTACACGTTGGGATGTTGATCCTAAAGGTGTTAGGTAGATACATGAGGAGGAGGTGCAACTGGGATTGGTCGAGATTCCATTTTTCAAAACACAACTTCAACAAGAGAGTGACACAAATTATTAATAGCCCAAATGAGGCATAGTTGTATTTTGAAGTTTGAGACATTGAGTTTtaagtttaattttaatttaaaactttACACTTTAAAATTTGACTACTATTATACAACTGAAATCCTATGGTTATGTTGCTACCATGATTAAATTTACAAttatacttctctctctctctctatctatctatatatatagatgaaTATATAGTCATCTCCAAATACATCCCCTACAATCCTCCCTCCCCATCCCCATAACGTCATGGAACACAAGAAAATACATAACTTGCTTGAAAAAAATTATATCCTCATTTTTTTTTATCTTCCAAAAGTAGGTGTCCAAGGTCAATAAAAAGACCTTCAAACTTGGACACACCATGTAATGGTTACTGCCCTCCCTCCCCTTCTTTTTAGAAATTATTTGCAAATGAAACTCAACAAAATGTGCAAAGAGAACACTTGACTGCAATAGTCTGATATTGATTTCATTTCAATTCACATACATTATTACATGCTCCTTGGTGGATAAACAACCCCTAAGGTTACATCCAACACATGGGTTGAGAAATACATGAAACCAACATATAAAGTACATTAATATTGAAGACAAAAATCGAAGGTTGCAGATCTGATATAAATCTTCTGAGGACTGCTACAAGCAATGGAACCAATCAACACCACCCAACACTCTTCTAGTTCACCAACCACACCCACCAATAGACTGTTCTGAGGTTGTATAGCTGAAATATCACCTTCAAACCACTAAGAAATGGACTGATAATATGTAGTCAGGTCTGCAACATCAAACTAAGTTGAATTCCAGGTCTACAGCAGCTACCCAAATGCCTTATTCCAACCCCCAAACACTCTGCTATCACCTATCAAAGATAATCAACAGGTAAAAGAACCTTCAGCTGAGTGGAACATCATGAAAATcctagttgaaaaactcggactcagCAGTGACTCGGCaagcccaattttttttaaaaacttgggGAAAAACTCAGCAATgactcggcaactttatcgaacatttgaaagtacttttatttttttaatattattcaaaaacacacatttacatcAAACTTGTAGAACATATactgatttccatgatatataaatcaaagttcAAGTTAAATACATAGCATAAACAAAAAAACAAGTGGATCATgcataaaaaatgcaaaatgactgttatattttgtttaaaattttaatcataaaaGAAATGATTAATGCTGCATACATTATTCTTATGAAATAAATTGATGCTATTAAGGAGAAGTATATAGTTATCAAgcattgtttttaatatttatttgtcttTCCCGTAGCAACTTTGATTTTGGCTTGAAGTGTGATTTTATTTTTGGATGCAAACCCTACTGACTTCCTAGTAATTAACCATGACTTGTGTTTCAATATCAGGAGAGTTTAAACTTAATCGAAAATGCTTAAAATCTAGTGATGAGGTTCAGAAAAACCCTCACGAGCCTGCTTGTCGTCGTGTCGCTTCTTTTTTTGCCTGCCTATTGTCGCGGTGTCGTGGTTTTCGCACATTTGTTTTTTTCCGTTTTTTATTGATGAGTTTTATGCCGATTTCATGCAAGTTTTGGCGATTTATAGCACAAAAAATCGCAACAAGTTTCAAACTAACTCGTCTGCGAGTTATTGGGCGAGTGACTTGCGGTGATGAATGACGCGCAAGTACTCGCGAGTCTTTTAAAAAAGCGCAGAGTTTTTCATCTTTTATGAAAATGACAAATAGAGTATGCAACAATACTGAAAAACATCTCCAACAAGACACCCACAAAATCTAAACCCTTTCTAGCTTTAATTTTAATGCCAAAGAAGGTTCTACAACTAGGGCATCATCTAAAACCCTCAATTGCACAGCCGGCAATAAGAGCACCTGAAAACACCATCATAAAACACCCAAAATCCTTTTCTAATCACCAAAAAGCAAACCCACAACTTTGAAATCAAAATATCTTGTATATTTTCATTTCTTCAAACCCTGAATTCAAAAAATCTGTGAAAACCAAGGAGTGAAAACACCAAATCAGCTAGGAAGGATCTTTCACCATTGAAACTAGTGTATTTGATGAGGGTTTTCGTACTCAACCAATCTTATAAGAGCTTCTTTGTTCATTCCAAGCGAGCAAACTCTAAGTAATACAAATGAGAGCCCAAATCCTCCTTAACACTAAAGTAAATATTAAACATTATAACTTTAGTGTGAATATTAAAATAATTCCAAGCACATTGTAGAAAGGCTACCAAAGCATCGAAAACTGAAACCGAACATTCTGAAACAAAAATGATGCTaaaaaatgatgttttatgccATAACGAGCACATACTATAAATAGCAGTGTTCTCAAGCACTAaagaccaaaaaaccaaaaaaagactCGAAAAAATTAGTGCCGTGCAAccatttactataaatagtaatgtTCTCTGAAGACTCAAGAGAACAAACCCAGAAAAATCCAAATGATTGGTGCCATGCaaccacttactataaatagcagtgTTCTATGAGGATCAAACAAAACAAACCCAAAAAGATTGATGCCA from Cryptomeria japonica chromosome 3, Sugi_1.0, whole genome shotgun sequence harbors:
- the LOC131044731 gene encoding probable mitochondrial saccharopine dehydrogenase-like oxidoreductase At5g39410; protein product: MQWESWTMNTEMEDEEKLDAVILGASGFTGKYVVREFLSHLERPDGQGQRRIGIAGRNRGKLAETLRWAAQGAVPPSIPIIEADVTDAASMVALCRRTRLILSCVGPYRLYGEPVVAACVEAGVDYLDITGEPEFMERMEALYHDSALLSGSLVVSACGYDSVPAELGVIFHARQWEPPSVPHSVDSYLVLESDKRIVGNITTFESAVLGVANADELQKLRRSRPRRPKLQVPGPPASKAKSIEHQKSIGLWALKLPSSDAAVVRRTQVLLSENPHGLPAVNENSDLVEKRRKFWSEVKPLYFGVYLGSKSLWSIPRTICIGLMVVLLGRFSWGRSLLLKYPEIFTLGQFNKMGPTEEEVRNASFKMWFLGHGYSDGSRLLQQGSKPNMEVVTRISGPEIGYATTPITLVQCALLVIDQRQSLPKGGVFPPGIVFGPTDLQERLEKRGILFELISKKTLS